One stretch of Dokdonia sp. Hel_I_53 DNA includes these proteins:
- a CDS encoding S41 family peptidase, whose translation MKKHILIFAIILLNFSSVFSQKSEINHSQIKEDLYQMLNDISQYYVYQKDKNVDLNCLLEYYNSQIPNIKSEEETVLFFEYLLDEFHDSHLMLNTNRNSSFRLHSPVYVTLKNGQPVISNVWLTQLENIEQEIIGAEILKINGIDFDKAIEQFPTHCNDKSSEKVREWIINKILAGRYNQPRILTLKLANDDTIEFDLDKLKFKQSSELITSTIEDNIGIIRLNNSLGNNSLINEFDKAFEKLMNTKGLIIDLRNTVGGGNSYVARGIMGRFIDEPKPYQKHQVFEKYDGNTIVERSWIEYVSPRGEIYQKPVVMLVGRWTGSMGEGLAIGFEGMERATIIGSEMQRLAGEMNGFPFKHRNYSYRLSVAKLYHVNGTPREKYIPTNFIAQTTIKKDEILENGIELINNQTK comes from the coding sequence ATGAAAAAACATATATTAATATTCGCAATAATTCTTCTAAACTTTTCGTCTGTTTTTTCACAAAAAAGTGAAATCAACCACAGCCAAATAAAGGAAGACTTGTATCAAATGTTGAATGATATTTCACAGTATTATGTCTATCAAAAAGATAAAAATGTTGATTTAAATTGCCTTCTTGAATATTATAATAGCCAAATACCAAATATAAAATCAGAAGAAGAAACAGTTCTGTTTTTCGAATATCTGTTAGACGAGTTTCATGATAGTCATTTGATGTTAAACACAAATAGAAATTCGTCTTTTCGACTTCATTCGCCAGTTTATGTAACTCTAAAAAATGGACAACCAGTAATTTCTAATGTATGGCTAACGCAATTAGAAAATATTGAACAAGAAATAATTGGAGCAGAAATATTGAAAATCAATGGAATTGATTTTGACAAAGCAATTGAACAATTTCCAACACATTGTAATGACAAAAGTTCTGAAAAAGTTCGAGAATGGATTATTAACAAAATTTTGGCAGGTCGATATAATCAACCAAGAATACTCACTTTAAAATTGGCGAATGATGACACTATAGAATTTGATTTGGATAAACTCAAATTCAAACAAAGCTCTGAACTTATAACGTCAACCATTGAAGACAATATCGGAATAATAAGGTTAAATAATTCGTTAGGTAATAACAGTTTAATCAACGAATTTGATAAAGCATTTGAAAAATTAATGAATACCAAAGGACTCATTATTGATTTAAGAAATACAGTCGGTGGTGGAAATTCATATGTTGCTCGTGGAATAATGGGAAGATTTATTGATGAACCCAAACCCTATCAAAAGCATCAGGTATTTGAGAAATATGATGGTAATACAATAGTTGAAAGAAGTTGGATAGAATATGTCAGTCCAAGAGGCGAAATTTATCAAAAGCCTGTGGTGATGTTAGTGGGACGATGGACAGGCAGTATGGGAGAAGGACTTGCTATAGGTTTTGAAGGGATGGAAAGAGCCACAATAATTGGCTCTGAAATGCAACGATTAGCAGGTGAAATGAATGGATTTCCTTTTAAGCACAGAAACTATAGTTATCGTCTTTCAGTCGCAAAATTATACCACGTAAATGGAACACCACGAGAAAAATATATTCCAACAAATTTTATAGCTCAAACAACCATTAAGAAAGATGAAATTCTCGAAAATGGAATTGAACTGATTAATAATCAAACAAAATAA
- a CDS encoding serine hydrolase domain-containing protein, producing the protein MNKILLSFFAITLMISCKHNNNTIKKVSRNQLIKDSLTLEIETLNSKNYFNGLGVAIVDSTGILYEKGIGFADLKSNKPYTKNTVQPIASVSKTFIGIALLKAQEKGLLNLDDPINKYLPFEVRNPHFNNEPITVRQLSTHTSTIIDTENYMGRAYVLKDKIDSTLIKIENIPQSFNPSDSKIPLSQFLENYLSENGKWYKKDAFTKNKPGQLFEYTNVGASLAAYIIEVVSNQSYAEFTTEHIFKPLKMNNSGWSYDDVNFDKVSKLYSSPKIEVPYYSLITYPDGGFLTSVNDLAKYLNEIMKGYYGNGTLLTKASYNELFKRQLKAENFTERNANHPYKDEYNIGIFMGFSGTGNIGHTGGDPGASSLMFFNPKDKIGRILLVNTNIENQEGVDVYYGIYNKLEEYSKKLKE; encoded by the coding sequence ATGAATAAAATACTACTATCATTTTTTGCAATAACCTTAATGATTTCCTGCAAGCACAATAACAATACAATTAAAAAAGTATCAAGAAATCAGTTAATCAAGGATAGTTTAACTTTAGAAATAGAAACGTTAAATAGTAAAAATTACTTCAACGGATTGGGTGTCGCAATAGTAGATTCAACAGGTATTTTATATGAAAAAGGTATTGGATTTGCTGACTTAAAATCAAATAAGCCTTACACCAAAAATACAGTTCAGCCAATAGCATCAGTTTCTAAGACATTTATTGGAATTGCACTATTAAAGGCACAGGAAAAAGGTCTTTTAAATTTAGACGACCCCATAAATAAGTATCTTCCCTTTGAAGTTAGAAACCCACACTTTAATAATGAACCAATTACTGTAAGACAGCTATCCACTCATACTTCAACAATTATTGATACAGAAAATTATATGGGTAGAGCTTATGTATTAAAAGACAAAATAGATAGTACATTAATAAAAATTGAGAACATCCCACAAAGTTTTAATCCAAGCGATTCTAAAATTCCTCTATCACAATTTTTAGAAAATTATTTATCTGAAAATGGCAAATGGTATAAAAAGGATGCTTTTACCAAAAATAAACCGGGACAATTATTTGAATATACCAATGTAGGTGCCTCTTTAGCTGCATATATTATTGAGGTTGTTTCCAATCAATCTTATGCTGAATTTACTACAGAGCATATTTTTAAACCTTTAAAAATGAATAATTCAGGTTGGAGCTATGATGATGTAAACTTTGATAAAGTTTCAAAACTTTATTCAAGTCCAAAAATCGAAGTTCCATATTATTCATTAATCACCTATCCTGATGGCGGATTTTTAACAAGCGTTAATGATTTAGCGAAATATTTGAACGAGATAATGAAAGGATATTATGGAAATGGAACGCTACTCACTAAAGCCAGCTATAATGAACTCTTTAAAAGACAACTAAAAGCTGAAAATTTCACCGAAAGAAATGCCAATCATCCTTACAAAGACGAATATAACATCGGCATATTTATGGGCTTTTCAGGAACAGGTAATATAGGTCATACAGGTGGAGACCCAGGTGCATCCTCATTAATGTTTTTCAACCCAAAAGACAAAATAGGAAGAATCTTATTAGTAAATACGAACATTGAAAATCAAGAAGGCGTTGATGTTTACTACGGAATATATAATAAATTAGAAGAATACTCGAAAAAGCTAAAAGAATAA
- a CDS encoding hotdog fold thioesterase has protein sequence MDTITKERLIRLAEEDIPIHKYFGLKVEAIEKGFIKVKVPFRKDLVGDIRTNHWHGGIIALILDTIGGAIGITNFKSPEDKLSTIDLRVDYLTFADGKDLIFEGKLVRMGNRIMVAKMKAIQGESVVAEGKGVYNFIRA, from the coding sequence ATGGACACAATTACAAAAGAGCGATTAATAAGGCTGGCAGAAGAAGATATTCCCATTCATAAATATTTTGGTTTAAAAGTTGAAGCAATTGAAAAGGGATTCATAAAAGTAAAAGTTCCTTTTAGAAAAGATTTGGTTGGTGATATTCGCACTAATCATTGGCACGGTGGGATTATAGCTTTAATATTAGACACTATTGGTGGTGCTATTGGAATCACTAATTTTAAATCGCCAGAAGACAAGCTTTCAACTATTGATTTGCGAGTTGATTATTTAACATTTGCAGACGGAAAAGATTTAATTTTTGAAGGAAAGTTGGTTAGAATGGGAAATCGAATAATGGTAGCTAAAATGAAAGCTATTCAAGGCGAATCTGTGGTTGCAGAAGGTAAAGGTGTTTATAATTTTATTCGAGCGTGA
- a CDS encoding peroxiredoxin-like family protein produces the protein MNRPTPKHKAPNLQFPLLDGNQWHLEDQHPDNFTLVVFYRGLHCPLCKKYLQQLQELLPEFEQRGVNTVAVSMDTEKRARLARQKWELSNLALGYGLSEKSTRDWALYLSAGVKEGEPSEFSEPGLFLIDNNNQVYYSAINSNPWGRPYLPSFVKAVDYIVQSGYPARGEML, from the coding sequence ATGAATAGACCAACACCAAAACATAAAGCACCAAATTTGCAGTTTCCATTATTAGATGGGAATCAGTGGCATTTAGAAGACCAACATCCAGATAACTTTACTTTAGTTGTTTTTTATCGAGGATTGCATTGTCCATTATGTAAAAAGTACTTACAACAATTACAAGAATTGTTACCCGAATTTGAGCAAAGAGGTGTGAATACCGTAGCAGTAAGTATGGATACTGAAAAGAGAGCAAGACTTGCTCGTCAAAAGTGGGAATTGTCTAATCTTGCCTTAGGTTATGGCTTATCTGAAAAATCAACAAGAGACTGGGCTTTGTATTTAAGTGCAGGTGTAAAAGAGGGTGAACCAAGTGAATTTAGTGAACCAGGATTATTCTTAATAGATAATAACAATCAAGTTTATTATTCAGCAATAAACAGCAATCCTTGGGGAAGACCATATTTACCGTCTTTTGTAAAAGCAGTAGATTATATAGTTCAGTCAGGTTACCCAGCAAGAGGTGAAATGTTGTAA
- a CDS encoding NAD(P)H-dependent oxidoreductase, whose translation MKNIFIINGHQKYPFSEGKLNASLTEKAESYFKSNGYNIKKTTMEDNYDVNEEIEKFKWADVVFFQTPLNWMGVSWSFKKYIDEVFSMGMMGEMSDGDGRSKEAPKKNYGLGGKLNGKYMMSVTANAPKEAFNDPDEAFFSGMTEDDLLKPMHLNFKWFGFEPLPTFMAYDVMKNPEIENDFNRFENHLKANF comes from the coding sequence ATGAAAAATATTTTTATAATAAACGGTCATCAGAAATATCCATTTTCTGAAGGAAAATTAAACGCAAGCTTAACCGAAAAAGCTGAAAGCTACTTTAAGAGTAACGGTTACAATATCAAGAAAACCACAATGGAAGATAATTATGATGTCAATGAGGAAATCGAAAAATTTAAATGGGCAGACGTTGTCTTTTTTCAAACACCATTGAACTGGATGGGTGTAAGTTGGTCATTTAAAAAATACATTGATGAAGTGTTTTCTATGGGTATGATGGGCGAAATGTCTGATGGTGACGGTAGAAGTAAGGAAGCGCCAAAAAAGAATTACGGATTAGGTGGAAAGCTAAACGGAAAGTATATGATGTCGGTAACAGCTAATGCACCAAAAGAAGCTTTTAACGATCCTGATGAAGCATTTTTTAGTGGTATGACTGAAGATGACCTTCTAAAACCAATGCATCTTAATTTTAAGTGGTTTGGTTTTGAACCATTACCAACATTTATGGCATATGATGTAATGAAAAACCCAGAAATAGAGAATGATTTTAATCGTTTTGAAAATCATTTAAAAGCAAACTTTTAA
- a CDS encoding winged helix-turn-helix transcriptional regulator, translating into MARKYIDNPNACSLVHTMNIIGNKWKPIILYLLSNGSMRFGLLNALIPTISKKVLTNQLKELENDGLLLRQSFAEIPPRVEYSLTEKAVGLLPVLRLLSDWANEAYPEMEFEQCRIIENGKKPAYNNVYKK; encoded by the coding sequence ATGGCAAGAAAATATATAGACAACCCAAATGCCTGTTCCCTTGTGCATACGATGAACATAATTGGAAATAAATGGAAACCGATTATTTTATACTTATTATCAAATGGTTCTATGCGATTTGGATTGCTTAACGCACTTATACCAACAATCTCAAAAAAAGTACTGACTAATCAATTGAAAGAATTGGAAAACGATGGATTACTTTTAAGACAGTCTTTTGCTGAAATTCCACCAAGAGTTGAATATTCATTAACCGAAAAAGCAGTTGGACTTTTGCCCGTTTTAAGGTTGTTAAGTGATTGGGCAAATGAAGCTTATCCCGAAATGGAATTTGAACAATGTAGAATAATAGAAAATGGAAAAAAGCCAGCGTACAACAATGTATATAAAAAATAG
- a CDS encoding YncE family protein has translation MRLIEPQISVYLDKTNKDPQVKQISKMPHSLYAVACCKTFKKNMKLKLLFLTLIILSFSCEKKDLETEMPEITSLNDISVQILNPSNFENTIPGDELNFKGIIIDDNFSDLTNLRAKWISDKDGIIFEQNIDEDGETSFTNSTLSKNIHNIRLDIINEVDSIISDSIDIYNAIKLLPIEKTNNSSTISWSSINDPYFESFKLYRSRYRSNILYNDPVFITNNINDTTFIDKTAILGEEYFYKVILERTQQIPEIFESNIDSIQAGKFIKTDYPILKIIPDISRNYAYGIVNTESIYDDNETEYGLVFINLNDLSIENRILQNVKFSDLDIDPDGNFLYLSSRSNNIHKVNLNTKNLETTFSLSNSAHKIEVGYNGKLYYHITPPTSGSTQFRIYDLINNVNIPYSTNISAAYSSFSHGDFEIDQNNNLYHGESNSSGSNLSKIGTTDDTFSLEDQWNSNSYQSAKIILNNNKLYWNHFLLDLDFNIQGTFQNEYGNIDVQDVSPDGNNVLGWRNLFNSNDQSIIKEIPASFDGGIFVNDSRLLLYKNDNPISDQYESTIYLYDFN, from the coding sequence ATGCGGCTTATAGAACCACAAATAAGTGTATATTTAGACAAAACAAACAAAGACCCACAAGTAAAGCAAATCAGCAAAATGCCGCATTCGCTTTATGCAGTGGCCTGTTGTAAAACATTTAAAAAAAATATGAAACTTAAATTATTATTTTTAACACTAATCATTTTATCATTCTCTTGTGAAAAAAAAGATTTAGAAACTGAAATGCCAGAAATTACTTCACTTAATGATATTTCAGTTCAGATCTTAAATCCTTCTAATTTTGAAAACACTATTCCTGGTGATGAATTAAATTTTAAAGGAATTATCATTGATGATAATTTTTCTGATTTAACAAACTTGAGAGCAAAATGGATAAGCGATAAAGATGGAATTATATTTGAACAAAACATTGATGAAGATGGTGAAACTTCTTTTACTAATTCAACATTAAGCAAGAATATTCATAACATTAGATTAGATATAATAAACGAAGTGGATTCTATTATTAGTGACTCTATAGACATCTATAATGCAATAAAACTTTTACCTATAGAAAAAACAAATAACTCTTCTACAATTAGTTGGTCTTCCATAAATGACCCATATTTTGAAAGTTTTAAACTTTATAGGTCTAGATATAGAAGTAATATTTTATATAACGATCCCGTCTTTATAACAAACAATATTAATGACACTACCTTTATAGATAAAACTGCTATTTTAGGAGAAGAGTATTTTTATAAAGTTATTTTAGAGAGAACACAACAAATACCTGAAATTTTTGAAAGCAATATAGATTCTATTCAAGCTGGTAAATTTATAAAAACTGACTATCCAATACTAAAAATCATACCTGATATATCAAGAAACTATGCATACGGAATTGTAAACACTGAAAGTATTTATGATGATAATGAAACAGAATATGGTTTAGTTTTTATAAATCTAAATGATTTATCTATAGAAAACAGAATCCTACAAAATGTTAAGTTTAGTGATTTAGATATCGATCCTGATGGAAATTTTTTATACCTTTCTTCTAGAAGTAATAATATTCATAAAGTGAATTTAAACACTAAAAATCTTGAAACTACCTTTTCATTATCGAATAGTGCTCATAAAATTGAGGTTGGTTACAATGGAAAACTTTATTACCATATTACACCTCCTACTAGTGGTTCAACTCAATTTAGAATTTATGATTTGATTAATAATGTAAATATTCCTTATAGCACAAATATTTCTGCAGCATATTCCAGTTTTAGTCACGGAGATTTTGAGATAGATCAAAACAATAATCTTTATCACGGAGAAAGTAATTCCTCTGGTTCAAATTTATCTAAAATCGGAACGACTGATGATACTTTTTCATTAGAAGATCAATGGAATAGTAATAGTTATCAATCTGCTAAAATTATATTAAACAATAATAAATTATATTGGAATCACTTTTTGCTAGATTTAGATTTCAATATTCAAGGAACTTTCCAAAATGAATATGGAAATATAGATGTACAAGATGTTTCTCCTGATGGGAATAATGTATTAGGATGGCGTAATTTATTTAACAGTAATGATCAATCTATAATTAAAGAAATTCCTGCTTCTTTTGATGGCGGAATATTTGTTAATGACTCTAGATTATTACTTTATAAAAATGACAATCCTATTTCTGATCAATATGAAAGTACTATTTACTTATATGACTTTAACTAG